A genomic region of Coriobacteriaceae bacterium contains the following coding sequences:
- the tadA gene encoding tRNA adenosine(34) deaminase TadA encodes MTQQQDDTRFMRLAIEQALKAQELGEVPIGAVVTYEGEVIAQAHNRREIDHDPAGHAEFLALKQAARELDRWRLSGCTVYVTLEPCLMCAGLMQQSRIDRCVYGACDSKGGALGTLYQIHDDTRLNHRFAVVSGVLENECAALLSDFFARLREKK; translated from the coding sequence ATGACGCAGCAGCAAGATGACACCCGCTTCATGCGCCTTGCCATCGAGCAGGCGCTCAAGGCCCAGGAGCTTGGAGAGGTGCCCATCGGTGCCGTTGTCACGTACGAGGGCGAGGTCATCGCCCAGGCCCATAATCGGCGCGAGATCGACCATGACCCGGCAGGGCATGCGGAGTTTCTCGCTCTCAAGCAGGCTGCACGCGAGCTTGATCGCTGGCGACTCTCCGGCTGCACCGTGTACGTGACGCTCGAGCCCTGCCTCATGTGCGCCGGCCTCATGCAACAGTCGCGTATTGATCGTTGTGTGTACGGCGCGTGTGATTCCAAAGGAGGCGCACTGGGCACTTTGTATCAAATACATGACGATACTCGCCTGAACCATCGCTTCGCGGTAGTATCAGGCGTCCTCGAAAACGAATGCGCCGCGCTGTTGAGCGATTTCTTCGCGCGGCTAAGGGAGAAGAAGTGA
- a CDS encoding response regulator transcription factor, translating into MDEKSEQRILVVDDEQAITDFVSFNLSKENYKVDVAHNGNEAVDMANANDYDLVILDVMLPGIDGYEVCRRIRTKSNVPVLFLSARDTELDKVVGLELGGDDYLAKPFGIRELLARVHALLRRAPQEADTSADGVRVLDISGIHLDEAGHHATFEGKDIELTPREFELLVTLMSHAGTVLGREQLLREAWDWQYVVETKTVDTHIKRLRDKLASVGLDPNVIETVRGYGYRFVKDFKNK; encoded by the coding sequence ATGGATGAAAAAAGCGAACAGAGAATACTCGTCGTTGACGACGAGCAGGCAATAACCGATTTCGTCAGCTTTAACCTTTCGAAGGAGAACTACAAGGTCGATGTCGCCCATAATGGCAACGAGGCCGTCGATATGGCCAACGCCAACGATTATGACCTCGTGATTCTCGACGTCATGCTGCCCGGTATCGACGGCTACGAGGTGTGCCGCCGCATCCGCACGAAGAGCAACGTGCCCGTGCTGTTTCTATCGGCACGTGATACGGAGCTCGACAAGGTCGTCGGGCTCGAGCTCGGCGGCGATGATTACCTAGCCAAGCCCTTTGGCATCCGCGAGCTGCTTGCCCGCGTACACGCGCTGCTGCGCCGTGCTCCGCAAGAAGCCGACACAAGCGCTGACGGCGTGCGCGTCCTCGACATTAGCGGCATCCATCTGGATGAGGCAGGGCATCATGCCACCTTCGAGGGCAAGGACATCGAGCTCACGCCGCGTGAGTTCGAGCTGCTGGTCACGCTCATGAGCCATGCGGGTACCGTGCTGGGCCGCGAGCAGCTGCTGCGCGAGGCGTGGGACTGGCAGTACGTCGTCGAGACCAAGACGGTGGACACGCACATCAAGCGCCTGCGCGACAAGCTGGCGAGCGTCGGGCTGGATCCCAACGTCATCGAGACCGTGCGCGGCTATGGCTATAGGTTCGTGAAGGACTTCAAGAACAAGTAG
- a CDS encoding GtrA family protein: MNTYLRELTVQFAKFGIVGVIAFCIDYGLFLLMDYVFGVNYLVASAISFTISTVFNYMASMRYVFAGKQGQTRTQQFVIFFVLSVVGLGLNQLILWLCSGVFVVPAWAGKLVATVLVMVFNFVTRKIFLEDRVSRRG; the protein is encoded by the coding sequence ATGAATACCTATCTAAGAGAGCTCACCGTCCAGTTTGCCAAGTTCGGCATTGTCGGTGTCATTGCCTTTTGCATCGACTACGGGCTATTCCTGCTCATGGACTATGTCTTCGGGGTCAATTATCTCGTTGCCTCTGCCATTTCGTTCACCATTTCGACCGTCTTCAACTACATGGCGAGCATGCGCTATGTGTTTGCAGGCAAGCAGGGCCAGACGCGCACGCAGCAGTTCGTGATCTTTTTCGTACTCAGCGTTGTCGGCCTCGGTCTCAACCAACTCATACTCTGGTTATGCTCGGGCGTCTTTGTCGTGCCTGCATGGGCTGGCAAGCTCGTGGCGACCGTCCTCGTCATGGTGTTCAACTTCGTGACGCGCAAGATATTCCTCGAGGATCGCGTTTCGCGTCGGGGATAA
- a CDS encoding HAMP domain-containing histidine kinase, translated as MVAGDTGNRIDSQDMFGGEVPPEVLRFFEQADPPHEVRAFIRETINEMRSEEARQAQFVSDVSHEIRTPLTAIRGAAETLLEGDVPEQLQQRFLDQIIKECDRLTRLANDLLTLQRAEGENMELTRINLRAIADNCALLMQGLVEERGVNLTVVGEAPDVMGNADALNQILVNLIENASRFAGEGGHVRVEIACNEGHSVIAVKDDGPGFGDESPEHLFDRFYRADQSRARFKGSGNSGLGLAIVKALAEAMGGTVQAANLAGHGAVFIVAIPSLPPENWKDTAPCAHLSESLRESILNVGE; from the coding sequence GTGGTTGCAGGTGATACGGGCAACAGGATCGATTCGCAGGATATGTTCGGTGGGGAGGTCCCGCCCGAGGTCCTGCGCTTCTTCGAGCAGGCAGATCCGCCACACGAGGTCCGCGCGTTCATACGCGAGACCATCAACGAGATGCGCAGCGAGGAGGCTCGCCAGGCGCAATTCGTGAGTGACGTGAGTCACGAAATCCGTACGCCGCTCACCGCCATTCGCGGCGCGGCCGAGACCTTGCTCGAGGGGGACGTTCCCGAGCAGCTGCAGCAGCGCTTCCTCGACCAGATCATCAAGGAGTGCGATCGCCTCACGCGCCTGGCCAATGATCTGCTCACCTTGCAACGGGCCGAGGGCGAAAACATGGAGCTCACGCGCATCAATCTGCGCGCCATCGCCGATAACTGCGCCCTGCTCATGCAAGGACTTGTCGAGGAGCGCGGCGTGAACCTCACCGTGGTGGGCGAGGCTCCGGACGTCATGGGCAATGCAGACGCGCTCAACCAGATCCTCGTGAACCTCATCGAGAACGCGAGTCGCTTTGCGGGCGAGGGTGGCCACGTGCGCGTCGAGATTGCCTGCAACGAGGGCCATTCGGTCATCGCCGTCAAGGATGACGGGCCGGGCTTCGGCGACGAGTCACCCGAGCATCTCTTCGATCGCTTCTATCGTGCCGACCAGAGTCGCGCGCGCTTCAAGGGCAGCGGCAACAGTGGCCTGGGGCTTGCCATCGTCAAGGCGCTTGCCGAGGCGATGGGCGGCACCGTGCAAGCGGCCAATCTGGCTGGTCACGGCGCGGTCTTCATCGTCGCCATTCCCAGCCTGCCTCCCGAGAACTGGAAGGACACCGCGCCTTGCGCGCATCTGAGCGAGTCGCTCCGGGAGTCAATTCTCAACGTCGGTGAGTAG
- a CDS encoding ABC transporter ATP-binding protein, producing the protein MIFNIASEQLNNLKEYFIKLVRRELFFEEFKALKDISFTINRGEVYGVVGSNGSGKSTLLKLVAGVLEPSNGTVTVNGTIAPIIELGAGFDFELTARENVYLNGALLGYSKKFMDEKYESIIDFAEIRDFQDMPIKNYSSGMVARIAFAIATVTTPDILVVDEALSVGDFRFQEKCENRIKELVSHGTTLLFVSHSIEQVERVCERALWIEKGVGRMQGDVMEVCEAYRQGI; encoded by the coding sequence ATGATCTTCAACATCGCGAGCGAGCAACTCAACAACCTCAAGGAGTACTTCATCAAGCTCGTGCGCCGCGAGCTCTTCTTCGAGGAGTTCAAGGCCCTCAAGGACATCTCCTTCACCATCAACCGCGGTGAGGTCTACGGCGTCGTCGGCAGCAACGGTTCCGGCAAGTCCACGCTTCTCAAACTTGTTGCCGGTGTGCTCGAGCCTTCCAATGGCACGGTTACCGTCAATGGCACCATCGCGCCCATCATCGAGCTGGGTGCCGGTTTCGACTTCGAGCTCACGGCTCGCGAGAACGTCTACCTCAACGGTGCGCTGCTGGGCTACAGCAAGAAGTTCATGGACGAGAAGTACGAGAGCATCATCGACTTCGCCGAGATTCGCGATTTCCAGGACATGCCCATCAAGAACTACTCGTCGGGTATGGTCGCGCGCATCGCCTTCGCCATCGCCACGGTCACCACGCCCGACATCCTCGTCGTCGACGAGGCGCTTTCGGTTGGCGATTTCCGCTTCCAGGAGAAGTGCGAGAACCGTATCAAGGAGCTCGTCTCGCATGGGACGACGCTGCTCTTCGTCTCGCATTCCATCGAGCAGGTCGAGCGCGTGTGCGAGCGCGCCCTTTGGATCGAGAAGGGCGTTGGCCGCATGCAGGGCGACGTCATGGAAGTCTGCGAGGCCTACCGCCAGGGCATCTAG
- a CDS encoding type III pantothenate kinase, with the protein MLLTVDIGNTQTAMGLFEGEELVAHWVFTTRAQDTADEVRLSLVGQFGLNDIDISSCDDVVIASVVPALTECWASVARSITGREPIIVGPGIKTGLAMRYDNPAEIGADRVADAIAAIKLEGAPVVVVDLGTTTNIEVIDEKGRFMGGIIAPGMGTGADAMFTHAARLPQVDIVEPAHAIGTNTIDAMRSGIIFGEVARIDGLVRAIFDELGYEAPVIATGGFSGMITELSQTITRRESRLTLHGLRLIYEKNR; encoded by the coding sequence ATGCTTCTGACCGTGGACATCGGAAACACGCAAACCGCCATGGGCCTCTTCGAGGGCGAGGAGCTCGTGGCCCACTGGGTCTTCACGACGCGCGCGCAAGATACCGCCGATGAGGTGAGGCTTTCGCTCGTCGGGCAATTCGGGCTCAACGATATCGACATCTCGTCTTGCGATGACGTGGTCATCGCCTCGGTCGTGCCGGCGCTTACCGAGTGCTGGGCGAGCGTCGCACGAAGCATCACCGGGCGCGAGCCCATCATCGTGGGGCCCGGCATCAAGACGGGACTCGCGATGCGCTACGACAACCCGGCCGAGATCGGCGCCGACCGCGTGGCCGATGCCATTGCCGCCATCAAGCTCGAGGGCGCGCCTGTCGTGGTCGTCGACCTGGGAACCACGACCAACATCGAGGTTATCGACGAGAAGGGTCGCTTCATGGGCGGCATCATCGCGCCTGGCATGGGCACGGGTGCAGATGCCATGTTCACCCATGCAGCTCGCCTGCCGCAGGTCGACATCGTCGAGCCCGCCCATGCGATTGGCACCAACACGATAGACGCCATGCGCTCGGGTATCATCTTCGGCGAGGTCGCACGCATCGACGGCCTTGTTCGCGCCATCTTCGACGAGCTCGGTTACGAGGCGCCCGTCATTGCGACGGGCGGCTTCTCGGGCATGATCACCGAGCTTTCCCAGACCATCACACGTCGCGAGTCGCGTCTGACCTTGCATGGCCTGCGGCTCATCTACGAGAAGAACCGATAG
- a CDS encoding glycosyltransferase, with product MSNAKIAVVTQAVKLADETAGLNRTSYIAELLAKEGYEVDLLTSTFQHWEKKRRNIVDPKYHELPYEVIFIEEPGYSSNINPARIYSQGVFSKNLRRYLERYGTDYDLVWCQIPPNNIAADAGSFAREHDIPFVVDINDLWPEAMKMVADIPVLSDFAFSGFQRDAAIAYASASAAVGTSHEYTHHCLQDIPHLTVYVGGDIAYFDEGVERHTPSITKGDDEFWVIYAGSLARSYDVATLIRACELAEPVIAEELGKRLSLYILGDGPNRPGLEKLAEDIDAPAVFTGYVDYQIMAAHLKASDVLVNSLIKGAPQSIVSKIADYLCAGRPIINTGESQEFKDKCTQDGFGVNVEPENAAELAGAIIALAQDEDACDEMGMRGRKIAEEQFDRPVAYRAIVELVNDLLG from the coding sequence GTGAGCAACGCAAAGATCGCCGTCGTGACGCAAGCCGTGAAGCTCGCCGACGAGACCGCCGGCCTCAACCGCACCTCCTATATCGCCGAGCTGCTTGCCAAGGAGGGCTACGAGGTCGACTTGCTCACCTCGACCTTCCAGCATTGGGAGAAGAAGCGCCGCAACATCGTTGACCCCAAGTACCATGAGCTGCCCTACGAGGTCATCTTCATCGAGGAGCCCGGCTATAGCTCCAACATCAATCCCGCACGCATATACAGCCAGGGCGTCTTCAGCAAGAATCTGCGCCGCTACCTCGAGCGCTACGGGACGGATTACGACCTTGTCTGGTGCCAGATCCCGCCCAACAACATCGCAGCCGATGCAGGCAGCTTTGCACGCGAGCACGACATCCCCTTCGTCGTCGATATCAATGACCTATGGCCCGAGGCCATGAAGATGGTTGCGGACATTCCGGTGTTGAGCGACTTCGCCTTCAGCGGATTCCAGCGCGATGCGGCCATCGCCTACGCCTCCGCTTCGGCCGCCGTCGGTACCTCGCACGAGTACACGCACCATTGTCTGCAGGATATCCCGCACCTCACCGTGTATGTGGGCGGCGATATCGCCTACTTCGACGAGGGCGTTGAGCGCCACACCCCCTCCATCACCAAAGGCGATGACGAGTTCTGGGTCATCTACGCCGGTTCGCTTGCCCGCAGCTATGACGTGGCGACGCTCATCCGCGCCTGCGAGCTTGCAGAGCCCGTCATTGCCGAGGAGCTCGGCAAGCGGCTCAGCCTCTACATCCTCGGTGACGGCCCCAACCGCCCGGGCCTCGAGAAGCTTGCCGAGGACATCGATGCACCCGCCGTGTTCACGGGCTACGTGGATTACCAGATCATGGCCGCACACCTCAAGGCAAGCGATGTCCTCGTCAACTCGCTCATCAAAGGCGCCCCCCAGTCGATCGTCTCCAAGATTGCCGACTATCTGTGTGCGGGACGTCCCATCATCAACACGGGCGAAAGCCAGGAATTCAAGGACAAGTGCACGCAGGACGGCTTTGGCGTGAACGTCGAGCCAGAGAACGCGGCCGAGCTTGCGGGCGCCATCATCGCGCTCGCGCAAGACGAAGACGCCTGTGATGAGATGGGCATGCGCGGCCGCAAGATTGCCGAGGAGCAATTCGATCGCCCCGTCGCCTATCGCGCAATTGTGGAGCTGGTCAACGACCTGCTGGGGTGA
- a CDS encoding glycosyltransferase: MASPTKQIHETRELNGRICDVYYQDFDAKLSFVVPIYNAAYTLEWALGSLFAQNCDGNVEIVCVDDGSTDDSREIVERFARDPRVMIVSHRENAGYGAAMNDGIAAARGEWIGILEPDDYILPGMAAKLMDAAVHHDCDIVKTPYIREVREHGTLRGDAPKEHLQCSYRHRINPRTEVFTITDPGVVHMLRHHPSIWSAIYRKGFLEENDIKFHEYPGAGWADNEFFYDTLLRGRIVYIDEPFYVYREETRQEEDAFARKNKTLPFDRWQLMADIIERLGITDEGVLKSHISKGFTYFNGQYRSNGDDPQVLEAAHAMFDRMDPALVASEPKINPALKAQFAEYRGIPVKNSRLRFGMGLASEFAYRVRSNGLDYAIRCTKDYL, from the coding sequence GTGGCTTCACCCACCAAACAAATACACGAGACACGTGAGCTTAACGGCCGCATATGCGATGTGTACTACCAGGACTTCGACGCGAAGCTCTCGTTCGTGGTCCCCATCTACAACGCCGCCTACACCCTCGAGTGGGCACTCGGATCGCTCTTTGCGCAAAACTGCGATGGCAACGTCGAGATCGTCTGCGTGGACGATGGCTCGACTGATGACAGCCGCGAGATCGTCGAGCGCTTTGCCCGCGACCCCCGCGTCATGATCGTCTCGCATCGCGAGAACGCGGGCTACGGAGCCGCCATGAACGACGGCATCGCCGCCGCCCGCGGGGAGTGGATCGGCATTCTGGAACCAGACGATTACATCCTGCCCGGCATGGCCGCCAAGCTCATGGATGCGGCCGTGCACCATGATTGCGATATCGTGAAGACGCCCTATATCCGCGAGGTGCGCGAGCACGGTACGCTACGTGGGGATGCTCCCAAGGAGCACCTGCAGTGCAGCTATCGCCATCGCATCAACCCCCGGACCGAGGTGTTCACCATCACCGACCCGGGCGTGGTTCACATGCTGCGTCACCATCCCTCCATTTGGTCTGCCATCTATCGCAAGGGCTTCCTCGAGGAAAACGACATCAAGTTCCACGAGTATCCGGGGGCTGGCTGGGCCGATAACGAGTTCTTCTACGACACGCTCTTGCGCGGGCGCATCGTCTACATAGACGAGCCGTTCTACGTGTACCGCGAGGAGACGCGTCAGGAGGAGGACGCCTTCGCGCGCAAGAACAAGACGCTGCCCTTCGATCGTTGGCAATTGATGGCCGACATCATCGAGCGCCTCGGCATTACCGACGAGGGCGTGCTCAAAAGCCACATCAGCAAGGGCTTCACCTACTTCAACGGCCAGTACCGTTCCAATGGCGATGACCCCCAAGTCCTCGAAGCGGCCCATGCCATGTTCGACCGCATGGACCCCGCGCTCGTGGCAAGCGAGCCTAAAATCAATCCTGCCCTCAAAGCGCAATTCGCCGAGTATCGCGGTATACCAGTCAAGAACTCGCGTCTGCGCTTTGGCATGGGCCTTGCGAGCGAGTTCGCTTACCGCGTGCGCTCCAACGGCCTCGATTACGCCATCCGCTGCACTAAAGACTATCTGTAG
- a CDS encoding ribbon-helix-helix domain-containing protein, with amino-acid sequence MEYRTKSGRVLTDAMIEELAAQAERGDYPGKAGKMLVAPQGRPPLCDEELVTVAFKIPRSFRDKLDKAAHGKNESRSQFLREALEAALG; translated from the coding sequence ATGGAATACAGGACAAAGAGCGGTCGCGTTCTTACCGATGCCATGATCGAGGAGCTCGCAGCCCAGGCAGAGCGCGGAGACTACCCCGGCAAGGCCGGCAAGATGCTCGTAGCGCCCCAGGGCAGGCCTCCCCTATGTGATGAGGAGCTAGTGACCGTTGCGTTCAAGATTCCGCGATCCTTTCGGGACAAACTCGACAAGGCCGCACACGGGAAGAACGAGTCACGATCCCAATTCCTGCGAGAGGCGCTCGAGGCGGCACTGGGCTGA
- a CDS encoding ACT domain-containing protein: MTPTRTVVTVLGKDRSRIVATIATTLADCGANIDDIQQNVLNDIFSMTMLVTLDEDVASFNKVQELLARDGEALNLQVVIQREDVFEFMYNV, from the coding sequence ATGACTCCAACGAGAACCGTCGTGACCGTCCTGGGCAAGGATCGCAGCCGCATTGTCGCGACCATTGCCACGACGCTTGCCGATTGCGGCGCCAACATCGACGACATCCAGCAGAATGTCCTCAACGACATTTTCTCGATGACCATGCTCGTCACGCTCGACGAGGACGTTGCAAGCTTCAACAAGGTGCAGGAGCTGCTCGCCCGCGATGGCGAGGCGCTCAACCTGCAGGTCGTCATCCAGCGCGAGGACGTCTTCGAGTTCATGTACAACGTCTAG
- a CDS encoding glycosyltransferase family 2 protein: protein MNPKVSVILSFYNAQATLERAIRGILEQTYRNIEVILIDDGSTDRSAAIAEEHVAVDSRIHLICKPNTGVSDSRNIGLDVATGDWVYFVDADDWIEPDAIEAFMQAATSPSCDLVVCDFYRVQGDVMSYKHGPAVGLVSREKYATFMAHRPSNFYYTSLWNKVFKRAIIEEHSMRFDTRMQFGEDHVFILDYVRLVDRVSLLDRALYYYVDNAGSLVHQGLNPVGVVKMKWNTYLPYLRLYRDLELFERFYQRPSLYKFIFMPATDAFAKKDAEPIDPTTLPPGITLD from the coding sequence GTGAACCCAAAGGTCAGCGTCATACTGTCCTTCTATAACGCGCAGGCTACGCTCGAGCGCGCGATTCGGGGCATTCTCGAGCAGACCTACCGCAACATCGAGGTCATCCTCATCGACGATGGCAGCACCGACCGTTCCGCCGCTATCGCCGAAGAGCACGTTGCCGTCGATTCGCGCATCCATCTTATCTGCAAGCCCAATACGGGCGTCTCCGATTCACGCAACATCGGCCTCGACGTGGCCACGGGCGACTGGGTGTATTTCGTCGATGCCGACGATTGGATCGAGCCAGATGCCATCGAGGCCTTTATGCAAGCCGCGACGAGCCCCTCGTGTGACTTGGTCGTTTGCGATTTCTATCGCGTGCAGGGCGATGTGATGTCGTACAAGCACGGCCCGGCAGTCGGGTTGGTCTCACGCGAGAAGTATGCGACCTTCATGGCGCATCGTCCGTCAAATTTCTATTACACCTCGTTGTGGAACAAGGTCTTCAAGCGTGCCATCATCGAGGAGCATTCCATGCGCTTCGATACGCGTATGCAGTTTGGCGAGGACCACGTCTTCATCCTCGATTACGTGCGTCTGGTCGACCGCGTTTCCCTGCTCGATCGTGCGCTCTATTACTATGTGGACAATGCCGGGAGCCTCGTGCACCAGGGGCTCAATCCGGTCGGCGTCGTCAAGATGAAGTGGAACACCTACCTGCCGTATCTGCGTCTCTATCGTGATCTCGAGCTTTTCGAGCGCTTTTACCAGCGGCCATCGCTCTACAAGTTCATCTTCATGCCGGCAACGGACGCCTTTGCCAAGAAGGACGCAGAGCCCATCGATCCCACGACGCTTCCGCCCGGCATCACGCTTGACTAA
- the nth gene encoding endonuclease III encodes MPRESKAKKRERAIEFCARMNELYPQPTPALNFANPFQCVIAVALSAQTTDANVNKVTPELFERWSTPEAMAQADVDELEKVIWTIGFHHNKARNCVNCARMIMSDFDGEVPQGMDELQKLPGVGRKTANIVMNECFDKVEGIAVDTHVFRIAHRLKFSNKKTPGEVEKDLLSLLPSELWKNVNSQWIRFGREYCIARKPRCDECPCVDLCPTQISLK; translated from the coding sequence ATGCCGCGCGAATCCAAAGCCAAGAAACGTGAGCGAGCCATCGAGTTCTGCGCACGCATGAACGAGCTCTATCCGCAGCCCACGCCCGCGCTCAATTTTGCCAACCCCTTCCAGTGCGTGATAGCCGTCGCGCTTTCCGCTCAGACGACCGATGCCAACGTCAACAAGGTTACGCCCGAGCTTTTCGAACGCTGGTCAACACCCGAGGCGATGGCGCAGGCCGATGTCGACGAGCTCGAGAAGGTTATCTGGACCATTGGCTTTCATCACAACAAGGCGCGCAATTGCGTTAACTGTGCCCGCATGATCATGTCCGATTTCGACGGCGAGGTCCCGCAGGGAATGGACGAGCTCCAGAAGCTTCCCGGCGTGGGGCGCAAGACCGCCAACATCGTCATGAACGAATGCTTCGACAAGGTTGAGGGAATTGCCGTCGACACACATGTTTTTCGCATCGCGCATCGTCTCAAGTTCTCAAACAAGAAGACGCCTGGCGAAGTCGAAAAGGACTTGCTGTCTCTTTTGCCGAGCGAGCTGTGGAAGAACGTAAACAGTCAATGGATACGCTTCGGGAGGGAATATTGCATCGCGCGCAAGCCGCGTTGTGACGAGTGTCCCTGCGTTGACCTGTGCCCTACGCAAATCAGCCTGAAATAG
- a CDS encoding ABC transporter permease, with the protein MATSVQSDMTRSEFKKNWGVLSALVSKDFKRKYRRSVLGILWSVLNPLLMMVIMTAVFSYMFKFNIEHFPLYLILGNILFGLMSTATCTAMTSIVDSSSLIKKIRIEKAIFPIEKVIFALVNFVFSLIAAVCVMIYLQVFPSWQIILLPVLLLFVVLFSMGLGLLLSALGVFFRDVFHIWEVFITAWTYATPLFYPMDLLEPWMQQVMLFNPMYHYVTYFRDIMMYGVLPSGTEHLICLGMAVITFAVGLLVFRKTEKKFILYV; encoded by the coding sequence ATGGCAACGAGCGTACAAAGCGATATGACGCGCAGCGAGTTCAAGAAGAACTGGGGCGTGCTCTCTGCCCTCGTCTCCAAGGACTTCAAGCGCAAGTACCGCCGCAGCGTCCTGGGCATCCTGTGGTCCGTGCTCAACCCGCTGCTCATGATGGTCATCATGACGGCGGTGTTCTCCTACATGTTCAAGTTCAACATCGAGCATTTCCCGCTGTACCTCATTCTGGGAAACATCCTGTTCGGCCTCATGAGCACGGCCACGTGCACGGCCATGACCTCCATCGTCGATTCCTCGTCGCTCATCAAGAAGATCCGCATCGAGAAGGCGATCTTCCCCATCGAGAAGGTCATCTTTGCCCTGGTCAATTTCGTCTTCTCGCTTATCGCGGCCGTCTGCGTCATGATCTACCTCCAGGTCTTTCCCTCCTGGCAGATCATCTTGCTGCCCGTCCTCCTGCTGTTCGTCGTGCTCTTCAGCATGGGATTGGGCCTCTTGCTCTCGGCCCTCGGTGTGTTCTTTCGCGATGTCTTCCATATCTGGGAGGTCTTCATCACGGCCTGGACCTACGCCACTCCGCTGTTTTACCCCATGGACCTGCTCGAGCCGTGGATGCAGCAGGTCATGCTCTTCAATCCCATGTACCATTACGTGACCTACTTCCGCGACATCATGATGTACGGCGTCCTCCCCAGCGGCACGGAGCATCTCATTTGCCTGGGTATGGCTGTCATCACCTTTGCCGTCGGCCTTCTCGTCTTCCGCAAGACCGAGAAGAAGTTCATCCTGTACGTGTAG
- the glf gene encoding UDP-galactopyranose mutase, translated as MAQYDYLIVGAGLTGAVFAHEAKKAGKSCLVIDKRDHIAGNVYTRKVNGINVHEYGAHIFHTSDKRVWDYVNQFAEFNNYINAPVANYHGELYNLPFNMNTFSKMWGVTTPAEARAKIDEQVAAEHITDPSNLEEQALSLVGRDIFEKLVKEYTEKQWGRDCKDLPAFIIKRLPVRLVFDNNYFNDRYQGIPIGGYTKMVERMLEGTDVRLSCDYKDLIAQEPDIADRVIYCGPIDEFYDYELGTLEYRSLRFESELLEGEENWQGNAVINYTSHDEPFTRIIEHKHFEFMKDEEGNVLPDTVITREYPADWKPGDEPYYPMNDEKNNALYEQYAELARKEDRVVFAGRLGAYKYYDMAPCIAAALDLCEAELG; from the coding sequence ATGGCTCAATATGATTATCTGATCGTCGGCGCCGGCCTCACGGGTGCCGTGTTCGCGCATGAGGCGAAAAAGGCGGGCAAGAGCTGCCTCGTCATCGACAAGCGCGACCATATCGCCGGCAACGTGTACACGCGCAAGGTCAATGGCATCAACGTTCACGAGTACGGAGCGCATATTTTCCACACCTCCGACAAACGCGTCTGGGATTACGTGAACCAGTTCGCGGAGTTCAACAACTACATCAATGCGCCCGTAGCCAACTATCATGGCGAGCTGTACAACCTGCCCTTTAACATGAACACCTTCTCCAAGATGTGGGGCGTGACCACGCCTGCCGAGGCGCGCGCCAAGATCGACGAGCAAGTCGCGGCCGAGCACATCACCGATCCCTCCAACCTCGAGGAGCAGGCACTCTCGCTCGTAGGCCGCGATATCTTCGAGAAGCTCGTGAAGGAGTACACGGAGAAGCAGTGGGGGCGCGATTGCAAGGATTTGCCCGCTTTCATCATCAAGCGCCTGCCGGTGCGCCTCGTCTTCGATAACAACTACTTCAACGACCGCTACCAGGGCATTCCCATCGGCGGTTACACCAAGATGGTCGAACGCATGCTCGAGGGCACCGACGTGCGCTTGAGCTGCGACTACAAGGATCTCATCGCGCAAGAGCCCGATATTGCCGACCGCGTCATCTACTGCGGTCCCATCGACGAGTTCTATGACTACGAGCTTGGCACGCTCGAGTACCGCAGCCTGCGCTTCGAAAGCGAGCTGCTCGAGGGCGAGGAAAACTGGCAGGGTAATGCCGTCATCAACTACACGAGCCATGACGAGCCCTTTACGCGCATCATCGAGCACAAGCACTTCGAGTTCATGAAGGACGAGGAGGGCAATGTCCTGCCCGACACGGTCATCACACGCGAGTATCCGGCCGACTGGAAGCCGGGCGACGAGCCGTACTATCCCATGAACGACGAGAAGAACAACGCCCTGTACGAGCAATATGCGGAGCTCGCGCGCAAGGAGGACCGCGTGGTCTTCGCAGGCCGTCTCGGCGCGTACAAGTACTACGACATGGCACCTTGCATTGCCGCGGCGCTTGACCTGTGCGAAGCGGAGCTTGGCTAG